A genomic window from Pseudogulbenkiania sp. MAI-1 includes:
- the dusB gene encoding tRNA dihydrouridine synthase DusB, whose translation MRIGPYTLKNRLIVAPMAGVTDRPFRMLCKRLGAGMAVSEMITSNKALWTTAKTLRRANHDGEVEPISVQIAGADPVQMAEAARLNVEQGAQIIDINMGCPAKKVCNVAAGSALLRDEALVGRILEAVVKAVDVPVTLKTRTGWSREHKTALRVARLAEDCGIAALALHGRTREDMYKGAAEYDTIRAVKQAISIPLIANGDIDSPERARHVLDYTGADAIMIGRAAQGRPWIFREIQHYLDTGETLPPPPVAEIRLLLLEHLDELYGFYGEYSGCRIARKHIAWYTRGLRGSNEFRQAMYQLEDTASQRRAVADYFDRLASDSERLEYVDAMGDTDEALAG comes from the coding sequence ATGCGCATCGGACCGTATACCCTGAAGAACCGGCTCATCGTCGCGCCCATGGCCGGGGTGACGGACCGCCCGTTCCGTATGCTGTGCAAGCGTCTGGGGGCGGGCATGGCGGTATCGGAGATGATCACCTCGAACAAGGCCTTGTGGACCACCGCCAAGACCTTGCGCCGCGCCAACCACGACGGCGAGGTCGAGCCGATCTCGGTGCAGATCGCCGGCGCCGATCCGGTGCAGATGGCGGAGGCGGCGCGCCTCAACGTCGAGCAGGGCGCGCAGATCATCGACATCAACATGGGCTGCCCGGCCAAGAAGGTGTGCAACGTCGCCGCCGGTTCGGCGCTGCTGCGCGACGAGGCGCTGGTCGGGCGCATCCTCGAGGCGGTGGTGAAGGCGGTGGACGTGCCGGTCACGCTGAAGACCCGCACCGGCTGGAGCCGCGAGCACAAGACCGCGCTCCGGGTGGCCAGGCTGGCCGAGGATTGTGGCATCGCCGCGCTGGCGCTGCACGGGCGCACGCGCGAGGACATGTACAAGGGGGCGGCGGAGTACGACACCATCCGCGCGGTGAAGCAGGCGATCTCGATCCCGCTGATCGCCAACGGCGACATCGACTCGCCGGAGCGGGCACGTCATGTGCTCGACTACACCGGCGCCGACGCGATCATGATCGGCCGCGCCGCGCAGGGGCGGCCGTGGATCTTCCGCGAGATCCAGCATTACCTCGACACCGGCGAGACGCTGCCACCGCCGCCGGTGGCGGAAATCCGCCTGCTGCTGCTCGAGCACCTGGACGAGCTGTATGGCTTCTACGGCGAGTATTCCGGCTGTCGCATCGCGCGCAAGCACATCGCCTGGTACACGCGCGGCTTGCGCGGTTCCAACGAGTTCCGCCAGGCGATGTACCAATTGGAAGACACCGCCTCGCAGCGCCGGGCGGTGGCGGATTACTTCGACCGTCTGGCCAGCGACTCCGAGCGACTCGAGTACGTTGACGCCATGGGGGACACGGATGAGGCCCTGGCGGGCTGA
- a CDS encoding translocation/assembly module TamB domain-containing protein: MTQKHSDSPDDAPPSAKPPPRRSWRPLRWLAGSVLALLLALAAFAGWVTASEQGFAWAWRSAAEFSHGRLGVGAVRGTLWRGFELQRLRWQDAERTLEVERLRLGWAPAALWRRTLHLTRLELGHVRLTSKAVAPEAPPQLPASLALPLTVALDRFSLASLTLLPGDVRLYDVAGAYRYDGGRHRLQLARLNSPWGGGTAALTLADARPFALSGTLAARGALEDVAIKADLGLAGSLAELQARGTVAGRGLLAEVSGRFDPFAKSALNRFRRLDLRVGGVNPQALQPSWPKARLNFAVYAEPAAGATVVGGLTLVNSEAGALSAERLPLAFLAGEFRVRDERLTLKALQVQLAGGGRLALNGTVDARALALTARLQDVALRALHASAPDETVAGTLTLTGTPAQPRLGAALQSRQLALNARVALEQGAAQALRLEQVQLSAAGGRLALGGRVELQQARRFEVSGMLEKADPARFVKGWPAGDLNARLSARGQLAAPLAARVQLQFAPSRLSGAPLTGRAELDLQPGRLKRLDADLRLADNRLQAAGAYGAAGDRLKLLIDAPNLRLLGPGFAGRVGGQLDLAGTPKLPLLSANLKAERLALPGGVGVEALTLVGDLRADAASPFRLQLDAQRLRLADFGASVLRLNAAGQRNRHRIELDGRLSLKQQPYTLALRASGGLAAGSTQWQGTLETLQLSGKPGLTLLAPAMLSVGPQRLELGAARLAALGGTLELQQLRRDASGLLSTRGRAAGLRLAELAPLLALPVQQTLALSGDWALSGSRTLQGQLNLQRAGGDVWLPGSNGRQLALELGATRAGLRLDGSRALFELQLQSRYLNASGSGSLPLNGGIDGRTPLAATLQLQVPTLKSLAGLAGPGLELGGQLAANVALSGPLAAPLAQGRLDGKGLLFADRKTGLRLVDGVLEARLDGRRLLLDRLRFASGEGEALASGVLDLKDSGPDATVRLSLKRFSVFDRPNRRLVISGDSDIAFADKKLSLTGRVRADQGRVELPKLGTPQLSDDVVVKGREAPPPSALATLPVTVRLDLDLGERFRFTGQGLDVELSGVVRVSAAPGEAPAARGQVRVVKGRYKAYGQDLDIEYGTITFTGTLDNPALNVRARRRLSPVGAGVEVSGSVAAPSVRLIADEALSERDKLSWLVLGRASAGGSDDASLAASAGALLAGTINDRLGLFDDLGLVSQQKKTLPDGTVSPAEQVVTVGRQLTRELYLGYEYGIASANQAVKLAYQLSKGWSLVLRAGTTASLETRYTLRFD; encoded by the coding sequence ATGACGCAAAAGCATTCCGATTCTCCTGACGACGCTCCGCCGTCGGCCAAGCCGCCGCCGCGCCGCAGCTGGCGCCCGCTGCGCTGGCTGGCGGGCAGCGTGCTGGCCTTGCTGCTGGCGCTGGCGGCGTTCGCCGGCTGGGTCACCGCCAGCGAGCAGGGTTTCGCCTGGGCCTGGCGCAGTGCCGCCGAGTTCAGCCACGGCCGGCTTGGTGTGGGGGCGGTGCGTGGCACGCTGTGGCGCGGCTTCGAGCTGCAGCGGCTGCGCTGGCAGGATGCGGAGCGCACGCTCGAGGTGGAACGGCTACGCCTTGGCTGGGCACCGGCGGCACTGTGGCGGCGCACGCTTCACCTGACGCGCCTGGAGCTGGGTCATGTGCGCCTCACCAGCAAGGCCGTGGCACCCGAGGCGCCGCCGCAACTGCCGGCGTCGCTGGCCCTGCCGCTGACGGTGGCGCTGGACCGTTTCTCGCTGGCCAGCCTGACGCTGTTGCCGGGCGACGTGCGGCTGTACGACGTCGCCGGCGCCTACCGTTACGACGGTGGGCGGCACCGGCTGCAGCTGGCGCGGCTGAATTCGCCCTGGGGCGGCGGGACGGCGGCGCTGACGCTGGCCGACGCGCGTCCCTTCGCGCTCTCCGGCACGCTGGCGGCGCGTGGGGCACTGGAGGACGTGGCGATCAAGGCCGACCTCGGCCTGGCGGGCAGCCTCGCCGAGCTGCAGGCGCGCGGCACCGTCGCCGGACGTGGCTTGCTGGCCGAGGTGTCCGGACGTTTCGACCCGTTCGCCAAGTCGGCGCTGAACCGCTTCCGCCGCCTCGATCTGCGCGTCGGCGGCGTCAATCCGCAGGCGCTCCAGCCGTCCTGGCCCAAGGCCCGGCTCAACTTCGCCGTGTATGCCGAGCCGGCGGCCGGCGCCACGGTGGTGGGCGGCCTGACGCTGGTCAACAGCGAGGCCGGCGCCCTGTCGGCCGAACGCCTGCCGCTGGCTTTCCTGGCCGGCGAATTCCGCGTGCGCGACGAGCGCCTGACGCTGAAAGCGCTGCAGGTGCAACTGGCCGGCGGCGGCCGGCTGGCGCTGAACGGCACCGTGGATGCCCGTGCACTGGCGCTCACGGCTCGCTTGCAGGACGTGGCACTGCGCGCCCTGCACGCCTCCGCGCCGGACGAGACCGTCGCCGGCACGCTGACGCTGACGGGAACGCCGGCGCAGCCGCGCCTGGGCGCGGCACTGCAGAGCCGGCAGCTGGCGCTGAACGCACGCGTGGCGCTGGAGCAGGGGGCCGCCCAGGCGCTGCGGCTGGAGCAGGTGCAGCTCTCCGCCGCCGGTGGCCGGCTGGCGCTGGGCGGGCGCGTCGAGCTGCAGCAGGCGCGCCGTTTCGAGGTGTCCGGCATGCTCGAAAAAGCCGACCCGGCGCGCTTCGTCAAGGGCTGGCCGGCGGGCGATCTCAATGCCCGTCTTTCCGCGCGCGGCCAGCTGGCTGCTCCGCTCGCCGCCCGCGTGCAACTGCAGTTCGCCCCGAGCCGGCTGTCCGGCGCGCCGCTTACCGGCCGTGCCGAGCTCGACCTGCAGCCAGGCCGGCTCAAGCGTCTCGACGCCGACCTGCGGCTGGCGGACAACCGTCTGCAGGCTGCTGGCGCCTACGGCGCGGCCGGCGACCGGCTCAAGCTGCTGATCGATGCCCCCAATCTGCGCTTGCTGGGGCCAGGCTTCGCCGGCCGCGTCGGCGGCCAGCTCGACCTCGCCGGCACGCCCAAGCTGCCGCTGCTGTCGGCCAACCTCAAGGCGGAGCGGCTGGCGTTGCCGGGCGGGGTCGGCGTCGAGGCGCTGACGCTGGTGGGGGACCTGCGCGCCGATGCCGCGAGCCCGTTCCGGCTGCAGCTGGACGCCCAGCGGCTGCGGCTGGCCGATTTCGGCGCCAGCGTGCTGCGGCTCAATGCCGCCGGCCAGCGCAACCGCCACCGCATCGAACTCGACGGCCGGCTGAGCCTCAAGCAGCAGCCCTACACCCTGGCGCTACGCGCCAGCGGCGGACTGGCGGCCGGCAGCACGCAGTGGCAGGGCACGCTGGAAACGCTGCAGCTCTCCGGCAAGCCCGGCCTGACGCTGCTCGCCCCGGCCATGCTGAGCGTCGGACCGCAGCGGCTGGAGCTGGGCGCGGCCCGGCTGGCGGCGCTGGGTGGCACGCTCGAGCTGCAGCAGCTGCGCCGCGACGCCAGCGGCCTGCTGAGCACGCGGGGTAGGGCGGCCGGCCTCCGCCTGGCCGAACTGGCGCCGTTGCTCGCGCTGCCGGTACAGCAGACGCTGGCGCTGTCCGGTGACTGGGCGCTCTCCGGCAGCCGCACGCTGCAGGGCCAGCTCAATCTGCAGCGTGCCGGCGGCGACGTCTGGCTGCCCGGCAGCAATGGCCGCCAGCTGGCGCTGGAATTGGGCGCCACGCGGGCCGGCCTGCGTCTGGACGGCAGCCGGGCGCTGTTCGAGCTGCAGCTGCAGAGCCGCTACCTGAACGCCAGCGGCAGCGGCTCGCTGCCGCTCAATGGCGGCATCGACGGCCGCACGCCGCTTGCCGCCACGCTGCAATTGCAGGTGCCGACACTGAAGTCCCTGGCCGGACTGGCCGGCCCCGGCCTCGAACTGGGCGGGCAGCTCGCCGCCAACGTCGCGCTGAGCGGCCCGCTCGCCGCGCCGCTGGCGCAGGGCCGCCTCGACGGCAAGGGCCTGCTGTTCGCCGATCGCAAGACCGGCCTCAGGTTGGTCGATGGGGTGCTGGAGGCGCGGCTGGATGGGCGCCGCCTGCTGCTCGACCGGCTGCGTTTCGCCAGCGGCGAGGGCGAGGCGCTGGCGAGCGGCGTGCTCGACCTCAAGGACAGTGGCCCTGACGCCACGGTGCGGCTGAGCCTGAAGCGTTTCAGCGTGTTCGACCGCCCCAACCGGCGGCTGGTGATCTCGGGCGACAGCGACATCGCTTTCGCCGACAAGAAGCTCTCGCTGACCGGACGCGTGCGCGCCGACCAGGGACGGGTGGAACTGCCCAAGCTCGGCACGCCGCAGCTCTCCGACGATGTGGTGGTCAAGGGGCGCGAGGCGCCGCCGCCGTCGGCGTTGGCCACGCTGCCGGTGACGGTGCGGCTCGACCTCGATCTGGGCGAGCGCTTCCGTTTCACCGGCCAAGGGCTGGACGTGGAATTGAGCGGCGTGGTGCGGGTCAGCGCCGCGCCGGGCGAGGCGCCGGCGGCGCGCGGCCAAGTGCGGGTGGTGAAGGGGCGCTACAAGGCTTACGGCCAGGACCTCGACATCGAGTACGGCACCATCACCTTCACCGGCACGCTCGACAACCCGGCGCTCAACGTGCGCGCCAGGCGCCGTCTGTCGCCGGTCGGCGCCGGGGTGGAGGTGAGCGGCAGCGTCGCCGCGCCGAGCGTGCGGCTGATCGCCGACGAGGCGCTATCGGAGCGCGACAAGTTGTCCTGGCTGGTGCTGGGGCGCGCCTCGGCCGGCGGCAGCGACGACGCCTCGCTGGCCGCCTCGGCCGGCGCGCTGCTGGCGGGAACCATCAACGACCGCCTCGGCCTGTTCGACGACCTGGGCCTGGTCAGCCAGCAGAAGAAGACGCTGCCGGACGGCACGGTGAGCCCGGCCGAACAGGTGGTGACGGTGGGGCGGCAATTGACGCGCGAGCTCTACCTCGGCTACGAATACGGCATCGCCAGCGCCAACCAGGCGGTCAAGCTGGCCTACCAGCTGTCCAAGGGCTGGTCGCTGGTGTTGCGTGCCGGCACCACCGCCTCGCTCGAGACGCGCTACACGCTACGCTTCGATTGA
- a CDS encoding autotransporter assembly complex family protein, whose amino-acid sequence MTSFPFGRLAPFCRRVLLAAALSLPVGHAWAALPYTVEIAAPDDLGELLTGSLELVASQNDPDMDEMQLDALLREAPGQAQALLETEGYFGAKIRLDEESREPRRYRLVVEPGEPVLIDDVTLRLTGPVSSAPDFHPRLARALELWPLPTAARFRQAEWDSGKRVLLRQLQVDGYPLARIATSRADVDPVTHRATLTVEVDSGAPVAFGPINVSGLKRYPEDVVVGMARFRPGTPYTLQGLLDYQAALEQSPYFSSVVVSTDMSRIADGRVPVDVAVEELPRQKLTLGLTFEAGEGFGTRVGYDHYNLFKRGYIGSILLEHKPSEQAIKFGLSFPRQADGYSHSLNAAFKHTDIQGVETDSVEGGLWRIRTSGNIESRIGLEYLLEQETVADTLSQDNQALLASYGWTRRQLDDVRRPRSGTLIDLQVSSTLGDTLSSAAFVRGYGKLVHYWSPQKKWGTLVSRIELGEVFTNNADRVPTSRLFRTGGATSVRGYEYLGLGLPGPDDSVLGGRVLAVGSLEYQIPVSRDWSLALFHDAGNAADSWQDFSLQHSNGVGLRWMSPVAPLALDIAKAQNDGKIRWYLSLGLAF is encoded by the coding sequence ATGACGTCTTTCCCCTTCGGCCGCCTGGCCCCGTTCTGCCGCCGTGTACTGCTGGCTGCCGCGCTGTCGCTGCCGGTCGGCCACGCCTGGGCGGCGCTGCCGTACACGGTCGAGATCGCGGCGCCGGACGATCTGGGCGAGCTGCTCACCGGCAGCCTCGAGCTGGTCGCCAGCCAGAACGACCCGGACATGGACGAGATGCAGCTCGACGCACTGCTGCGCGAGGCGCCGGGGCAGGCGCAGGCACTGCTGGAAACCGAGGGCTACTTCGGCGCCAAGATCCGGCTGGACGAGGAGAGCCGCGAGCCGCGCCGCTACCGCCTGGTGGTGGAGCCGGGCGAGCCGGTGCTGATCGACGACGTCACGCTGCGCCTGACCGGGCCGGTCAGTTCGGCCCCCGACTTCCACCCACGGCTGGCGCGCGCGCTGGAGCTGTGGCCGCTGCCGACCGCCGCGCGTTTCCGCCAGGCCGAGTGGGATAGCGGCAAGCGCGTGCTGCTGCGCCAGCTGCAGGTCGACGGCTACCCGCTGGCCAGGATCGCCACCAGCCGCGCCGACGTCGATCCCGTGACGCACCGCGCCACGCTGACGGTGGAGGTGGACAGCGGCGCGCCGGTGGCGTTCGGCCCGATCAACGTGAGCGGCCTCAAGCGCTATCCGGAGGACGTGGTGGTCGGCATGGCGCGCTTCCGGCCCGGCACGCCGTATACCCTGCAAGGGCTGCTCGACTACCAGGCGGCGCTGGAGCAGTCGCCGTACTTCTCCAGCGTGGTGGTGAGCACCGACATGAGCCGCATCGCCGACGGCCGCGTGCCGGTGGACGTGGCGGTGGAAGAGCTGCCGCGCCAGAAGCTGACGCTGGGCCTGACCTTCGAGGCCGGCGAGGGCTTCGGTACCCGCGTCGGCTACGACCACTACAACCTGTTCAAGCGCGGCTACATCGGCTCGATCCTGCTCGAACACAAACCGAGTGAGCAGGCGATCAAGTTCGGCCTGAGCTTCCCGCGCCAGGCCGACGGCTATTCGCACAGCCTCAACGCCGCCTTCAAGCACACCGACATCCAGGGGGTCGAGACCGATTCGGTGGAAGGCGGGCTGTGGCGCATCCGCACCAGCGGCAACATCGAATCGCGCATCGGCCTGGAATACCTGCTGGAGCAGGAAACCGTGGCCGACACGCTGAGCCAGGACAACCAGGCATTGCTGGCCAGCTACGGCTGGACGCGGCGTCAGCTCGACGACGTGCGCCGCCCGCGTTCCGGCACGCTGATCGACCTGCAGGTCTCCTCCACCCTGGGCGACACGCTGTCGAGCGCCGCCTTCGTGCGCGGCTACGGCAAGCTGGTGCATTACTGGAGCCCGCAGAAGAAGTGGGGCACGCTGGTTAGCCGGATCGAGCTGGGCGAGGTGTTCACCAACAACGCCGACCGCGTGCCGACCTCGCGGCTGTTCCGCACCGGCGGCGCCACCAGCGTGCGCGGCTACGAGTACCTCGGGCTCGGCCTGCCCGGCCCGGACGACTCGGTGCTGGGCGGTCGCGTGCTGGCGGTGGGCAGCCTGGAGTACCAGATCCCGGTCAGCCGCGACTGGTCGCTGGCGCTGTTCCACGACGCCGGCAACGCCGCCGACAGCTGGCAGGATTTCTCGCTGCAGCACAGCAACGGCGTGGGCCTGCGCTGGATGAGCCCGGTGGCACCCCTGGCGCTGGACATCGCCAAGGCGCAGAACGACGGCAAGATACGCTGGTACCTGAGCCTGGGGCTGGCCTTCTGA
- a CDS encoding DUF3079 domain-containing protein produces the protein MAKKFPLHPKHPERICWGCDKYCSVDELRCGNGSDRTQHPIELFGPDWAELEADGADSTEATPPAVP, from the coding sequence ATGGCAAAAAAGTTTCCCCTCCATCCCAAGCATCCCGAGCGCATCTGCTGGGGATGCGACAAGTACTGCTCGGTCGACGAGTTGCGCTGCGGCAACGGCTCCGACCGCACGCAGCACCCGATCGAGCTGTTCGGCCCGGACTGGGCCGAGCTGGAAGCCGACGGGGCGGACTCCACGGAGGCAACACCGCCGGCCGTGCCCTAG
- the lpdA gene encoding dihydrolipoyl dehydrogenase codes for MSNLIELKVPDIGGHSNVDIIEVFVKAGDVVAVEDSLITLETDKATMEVPASHAGKIVEMKVAVGGKVSEGDVIAVIEAAGAAAEAPKAAEPAPAAAPAAAAAPAPQAASHSGGADAEYDVLVLGAGPGGYSAAFRAADLGLKVALVERYATLGGVCLNVGCIPSKALLHNAAVIDEVKHLAANGIKFAEPEIDIDMLRGYKEKVIGKLTGGLAGMAKARKVDVVRGVGSFLDPYHLQVELTSGNGQDKTGEKKTLKFKNAIIAAGSRVVNLPFIPQDPRIVDSTGALELKSVPKKMLIIGGGIIGLEMGTVYSTLGARLDVVEMLDGLMQGADRDLVKVWEKMNAHRFDNIMTGTKTVAVEARPEGIWVTFEGAKAPVEPQCYDLVLVAAGRAPNGKLIGAENAGVAVTERGFIEVDKQQRTNVPHIYAIGDIVGQPMLAHKAVHEAHVAAENCAGGKSFFDARVIPGVAYTDPEVAWVGVTEEIAKRDGIKIEKAVFPWAASGRAIANGRDEGFTKLIFDAETHQVIGGAIVGTHAGDMLGEICLAIEMGCDATDIGKTIHAHPTLGESIGMAAEVAHGTCTDLPPQRKK; via the coding sequence ATGAGCAATCTGATCGAACTGAAAGTCCCGGACATCGGCGGCCACAGCAATGTGGACATCATCGAGGTGTTCGTCAAAGCCGGCGACGTGGTCGCCGTGGAAGACTCGCTGATCACGCTGGAAACCGACAAGGCCACGATGGAAGTACCGGCCAGCCACGCCGGCAAGATCGTCGAGATGAAGGTCGCCGTCGGCGGCAAAGTCAGCGAAGGCGACGTGATCGCCGTGATCGAAGCCGCGGGCGCCGCCGCCGAAGCGCCCAAGGCCGCCGAGCCGGCCCCGGCGGCTGCTCCCGCTGCGGCCGCCGCCCCGGCTCCGCAGGCTGCCAGCCATAGCGGCGGCGCCGATGCCGAATACGACGTGCTGGTGCTGGGTGCCGGCCCCGGCGGCTACTCCGCCGCCTTCCGCGCCGCCGACCTCGGCCTGAAAGTGGCGCTGGTCGAGCGCTACGCCACGCTGGGCGGCGTGTGCCTGAACGTCGGCTGCATCCCGTCCAAGGCGCTGCTGCACAATGCCGCGGTGATCGACGAGGTGAAGCACCTGGCCGCCAACGGCATCAAGTTCGCCGAGCCGGAAATCGACATCGACATGCTGCGCGGCTACAAGGAAAAGGTCATCGGCAAGCTGACCGGCGGTCTCGCCGGCATGGCCAAGGCGCGCAAGGTGGACGTGGTGCGCGGCGTGGGCAGCTTCCTCGACCCGTACCACCTGCAGGTGGAACTGACCAGCGGCAACGGCCAGGACAAGACCGGCGAGAAGAAGACGCTGAAGTTCAAGAACGCCATCATCGCCGCCGGCTCGCGTGTGGTGAACCTGCCGTTCATTCCGCAGGACCCGCGCATCGTCGACTCGACCGGTGCGCTGGAACTCAAGTCCGTGCCGAAGAAGATGCTGATCATCGGCGGCGGCATCATCGGCCTGGAAATGGGCACGGTGTACTCGACGCTGGGCGCGCGCCTCGACGTGGTCGAGATGCTGGATGGCCTGATGCAGGGCGCCGACCGCGACCTGGTCAAGGTGTGGGAAAAGATGAACGCCCATCGCTTCGACAACATCATGACCGGCACCAAGACCGTGGCGGTCGAAGCTCGCCCTGAAGGCATCTGGGTGACCTTCGAAGGCGCCAAGGCGCCGGTCGAACCGCAGTGTTACGACCTGGTGCTGGTGGCCGCCGGCCGCGCCCCGAACGGCAAGCTGATCGGCGCCGAGAACGCCGGCGTGGCGGTGACCGAGCGCGGCTTCATCGAGGTGGACAAGCAGCAGCGCACCAACGTGCCGCACATCTACGCCATCGGCGACATCGTCGGCCAGCCGATGCTGGCGCATAAAGCCGTCCACGAGGCGCACGTGGCGGCCGAGAACTGCGCCGGCGGCAAGTCCTTCTTCGATGCGCGTGTGATCCCGGGCGTGGCCTACACCGATCCGGAAGTGGCCTGGGTCGGCGTGACCGAGGAAATCGCCAAGCGCGACGGCATCAAGATCGAGAAGGCGGTGTTCCCGTGGGCCGCTTCCGGCCGCGCCATCGCCAACGGCCGCGACGAGGGCTTCACCAAGCTGATCTTCGACGCCGAGACGCACCAGGTGATCGGCGGCGCCATCGTCGGCACCCACGCCGGCGACATGCTGGGCGAAATCTGCCTGGCGATCGAGATGGGCTGCGACGCCACCGACATCGGCAAGACCATCCACGCTCACCCGACCCTGGGCGAGAGCATCGGCATGGCCGCCGAAGTGGCGCACGGCACGTGCACGGACCTGCCGCCGCAGCGCAAGAAATAA
- the aceF gene encoding dihydrolipoyllysine-residue acetyltransferase has product MSNLIELKVPDIGGHENVDVIELFIQPGATVALDDSLITLETDKATMEVPASAAGVVKDVLVKIGDKVSEGSVIARVEAAVAASAAVAAASAAASAPAAAPAPAAAPAPAAAPAATGRVEIAVPDIGGHSGVDVIEVTVKPGDVIAVDDSLITLETDKATMEVPATAAGKVLEVKVKVGDKVSQGDLIVVVEGAVAAAAAAPVAAAPAPAAAPAPAAAPAPVAAAPAAVAPAAAAIDEAAFSKAHAGPSARRFARELGVDLGKVKGTGRKGRIVEADIKAYVKGVMQNPAALAPVAAPAGSGAGLDLLPWPKVDFAKFGPIETKPLSRIQKISGANLHRNWVVIPHVTFNDECDITELEDFRKQIGKEWEKSGLKISPLAFIIKAAAEALKAFPTFNSSLDGDNLVLKQYYHIGFAADTPNGLVVPVIKDVDRKGIKEIAKELTELSALAREGKLKPTDMQGATFTISSLGGIGGSSFTPIVNAPEVAILGVCKSQIKPVWNGKEFAPRLMCPLSLSFDHRVIDGAAAAKFTVHLGKLLSDVRRLIL; this is encoded by the coding sequence ATGAGCAATCTCATCGAATTGAAAGTACCCGACATCGGCGGCCACGAGAACGTCGACGTCATCGAACTGTTCATCCAGCCCGGTGCCACCGTGGCGCTGGACGACTCGCTGATCACGCTGGAAACCGACAAGGCCACGATGGAAGTGCCGGCCAGCGCCGCCGGCGTGGTCAAGGACGTGCTGGTCAAGATCGGCGACAAGGTCAGCGAAGGCAGCGTGATCGCACGCGTCGAAGCCGCTGTGGCCGCCTCCGCTGCTGTGGCCGCCGCCTCGGCTGCCGCTTCTGCTCCTGCCGCAGCACCCGCTCCGGCAGCAGCCCCCGCGCCCGCTGCGGCTCCCGCCGCCACCGGCCGTGTCGAGATCGCCGTGCCGGACATCGGCGGCCACAGCGGTGTCGACGTGATCGAAGTGACGGTCAAGCCGGGCGACGTGATCGCCGTCGACGACTCGCTGATCACGCTGGAAACCGACAAGGCCACCATGGAAGTGCCGGCCACCGCCGCCGGCAAGGTGCTGGAAGTGAAGGTCAAGGTGGGCGACAAGGTGAGCCAGGGTGATCTGATCGTGGTGGTCGAGGGCGCTGTTGCTGCAGCTGCAGCTGCTCCGGTGGCCGCCGCACCGGCTCCGGCCGCTGCCCCCGCTCCGGCAGCCGCCCCGGCTCCGGTGGCTGCTGCGCCCGCCGCCGTGGCCCCGGCCGCCGCCGCGATCGACGAAGCCGCCTTCAGCAAGGCGCATGCCGGTCCGTCGGCACGCCGCTTCGCGCGCGAACTGGGCGTCGATCTGGGCAAAGTCAAGGGCACCGGCCGCAAGGGCCGCATCGTCGAGGCCGACATCAAGGCCTACGTCAAGGGCGTGATGCAGAACCCGGCGGCGCTGGCCCCGGTGGCCGCCCCGGCCGGTTCCGGCGCGGGTCTCGACCTGCTGCCGTGGCCGAAGGTCGACTTCGCCAAGTTCGGCCCGATCGAAACCAAGCCGCTGTCGCGCATCCAGAAGATCTCCGGCGCCAACCTGCACCGCAACTGGGTGGTGATCCCGCACGTGACGTTCAACGACGAGTGCGACATTACCGAGCTGGAAGACTTCCGCAAGCAGATCGGCAAGGAATGGGAAAAGTCCGGCCTGAAGATCAGCCCGCTGGCCTTCATCATCAAGGCCGCCGCCGAGGCGCTGAAGGCCTTCCCGACCTTCAACAGCTCGCTCGACGGCGACAACCTGGTGCTCAAGCAGTACTACCACATCGGCTTCGCCGCCGACACGCCTAACGGCCTGGTGGTGCCGGTGATCAAGGACGTGGACCGGAAGGGCATCAAAGAGATCGCCAAGGAACTGACCGAGCTGTCCGCGCTGGCGCGTGAAGGCAAGCTCAAGCCGACCGACATGCAGGGCGCCACCTTCACCATCTCCAGCTTGGGCGGCATCGGCGGCAGCAGCTTCACGCCGATCGTCAACGCGCCGGAAGTGGCCATCCTCGGCGTGTGCAAGAGCCAGATCAAGCCGGTGTGGAACGGCAAGGAATTCGCGCCGCGCCTGATGTGCCCGCTGTCGCTGTCGTTCGATCACCGCGTGATCGACGGCGCCGCTGCGGCCAAGTTCACCGTGCACCTGGGCAAGCTGTTGTCCGACGTGCGCCGCCTGATCCTCTGA